A genome region from Hymenobacter tibetensis includes the following:
- a CDS encoding S-adenosylmethionine decarboxylase family protein — protein MSSYTPGLHVLATFTAPVQHLTNADACQSFFNEQIRALQLTKVGEVYHTFPNGSFTAVVGLTESHLSVHTWPEYGLATFDVFLSNFQRDNSATVRQLYAETLRFFEGTEQTKTEVRR, from the coding sequence ATGTCTTCTTATACTCCTGGTTTACACGTACTGGCTACGTTCACGGCGCCGGTACAACACTTGACTAACGCGGACGCCTGCCAGTCGTTTTTCAACGAGCAGATCCGGGCGTTGCAGCTCACCAAGGTGGGCGAAGTGTACCACACGTTTCCCAATGGCAGCTTCACGGCGGTAGTCGGCCTTACGGAGTCGCACTTGAGCGTGCACACCTGGCCGGAATACGGCCTAGCAACCTTTGATGTGTTCTTGTCGAACTTTCAGCGCGATAATTCGGCCACGGTGCGGCAGTTGTACGCGGAGACGCTACGCTTTTTCGAGGGCACCGAGCAAACCAAAACCGAGGTGCGCCGATGA
- a CDS encoding M28 family peptidase, translated as MTRNFLSHLATAGCLSTLLLVGSAASAQRNPFSGDKRASIKEADLKRDLFAIGGNHFRGREGGTLDELRASMWIAEQLRASGLQPAGDDGTYFQFFHIQRTRLTKNSTLRIGTYQLTHGQDAMILAPGIASVNAPLVYVGTGTAAEMANVDVKGKAIAVLFSGTGPADLSYRRFLTGTMRDRSAELVKAGAVAVVFVSDARAQDYYERWTTGYERGRYDLPGGPNVQVVAQAPTIWLPADALSWVRQPGQQLTATLNVESFSYPSVNIVAKVPGTDAKLKAENVLFSTHQDHDGVRKIVAGDSIWNGADDNATGCAALLAIGRAFVQKPGRRSALFVYHGAEERGLLGSRYYAANPTVPKESIVAVLNAEMIGRNAPDSAALLGSQPPHRNSKDLVATALAANLASPKFKLDTLWDKPTHPEGWYFRSDHLSYARLNIPSICYTTLLHKDYHTPKDEPEAINITKLAGVTRWIYLTGWAVANQNNRPSVDPGFKLER; from the coding sequence ATGACCAGAAATTTCCTTTCCCATTTAGCCACCGCTGGCTGCTTGAGTACCCTTTTATTGGTGGGCAGCGCAGCTTCCGCGCAGCGCAACCCCTTTAGCGGCGACAAGCGCGCTAGCATCAAAGAAGCCGACCTCAAGCGCGACTTGTTCGCTATCGGCGGCAACCATTTCCGCGGCCGCGAAGGCGGAACGCTCGATGAACTTCGAGCTTCCATGTGGATAGCCGAGCAACTGCGCGCCAGCGGCCTTCAACCTGCTGGCGACGATGGCACTTACTTCCAGTTCTTTCACATTCAACGCACGCGCCTCACCAAAAACAGCACGCTGCGCATTGGCACCTACCAACTAACCCACGGCCAGGACGCCATGATTCTAGCGCCCGGCATTGCTTCGGTGAATGCGCCATTGGTATATGTAGGCACGGGTACCGCCGCCGAAATGGCGAACGTTGATGTGAAAGGGAAGGCAATAGCTGTTCTTTTCTCGGGTACCGGGCCGGCTGACTTAAGCTACCGGCGCTTCCTGACCGGTACCATGCGCGACCGGTCGGCGGAATTGGTAAAGGCCGGCGCCGTAGCGGTGGTATTTGTGTCGGACGCACGAGCCCAAGACTATTACGAGCGGTGGACTACTGGTTACGAGCGGGGCCGGTATGACTTGCCTGGTGGCCCCAACGTGCAAGTAGTAGCACAGGCGCCCACCATTTGGTTGCCCGCCGACGCGTTGTCGTGGGTGCGCCAGCCCGGCCAGCAACTCACCGCTACGCTCAACGTGGAAAGCTTCAGCTACCCATCCGTCAATATCGTAGCCAAAGTGCCCGGCACCGATGCCAAGTTGAAAGCCGAAAACGTGCTGTTCAGTACGCACCAAGACCACGACGGTGTGCGCAAAATCGTAGCTGGCGACTCCATCTGGAACGGCGCCGACGACAACGCCACTGGTTGCGCCGCCTTGCTAGCCATCGGGCGAGCTTTCGTGCAGAAGCCCGGGCGTCGTTCGGCGCTGTTCGTGTATCATGGGGCCGAGGAGCGAGGCTTGTTAGGGTCGCGCTACTACGCCGCCAACCCCACGGTACCTAAAGAATCGATAGTGGCCGTGCTGAACGCCGAAATGATAGGCCGCAATGCCCCAGATAGTGCTGCTCTGCTCGGTTCGCAGCCGCCGCACCGCAACTCAAAAGATCTGGTAGCCACCGCCCTGGCGGCCAACCTAGCCAGCCCGAAGTTCAAGCTCGATACGCTCTGGGACAAGCCAACTCACCCCGAGGGGTGGTATTTCCGCTCCGACCACTTGTCGTACGCCCGCCTAAACATTCCCTCTATTTGCTACACCACCCTGTTGCACAAGGATTATCACACGCCCAAAGACGAACCGGAAGCCATTAATATCACCAAGCTTGCCGGCGTCACCCGCTGGATTTACCTAACCGGCTGGGCCGTGGCCAATCAAAACAACCGGCCATCAGTAGACCCGGGCTTCAAGTTGGAGCGGTAA
- a CDS encoding S24 family peptidase yields the protein MELHERFAAFIADKGITVNQLAKELQYDRPEKLYSILRQRNKPSYETLLDILTRYPELSAEWLIRGQGSMYISAATTDVEIEVTTNLPLRTDNGRTLVVTTDTQGKENMSLVPIPAQAGYSRQFSDPSFVEDLVKFTIPGFPIQGGRAFEVESDSMMPIIRHKDMVLCSYVDKWTNLAPGYPYVVVMENMIMVKRINAPILHANDVVELHSDNSHYHVHRVRAEDIKEIWLVRGILTSQIPANNREVQDRLIEMVGFMTNNTEHLQMMTMEMLRMIRETQAVAKK from the coding sequence ATGGAGCTGCACGAACGATTCGCTGCTTTTATTGCCGATAAGGGTATCACCGTGAATCAACTGGCCAAGGAACTACAGTACGACCGGCCGGAAAAGTTATACTCTATTCTTCGCCAGCGCAACAAACCGAGCTACGAAACGCTGCTGGATATTCTCACGCGCTACCCCGAGCTAAGCGCGGAATGGCTGATCAGAGGCCAAGGCTCTATGTATATTAGCGCCGCTACAACAGATGTTGAAATAGAGGTGACTACCAACTTACCGTTGCGCACCGACAATGGACGGACTTTGGTGGTAACCACCGACACGCAAGGCAAGGAAAACATGTCGTTGGTGCCTATTCCGGCGCAGGCAGGCTACAGCCGGCAGTTCAGTGACCCCTCTTTTGTAGAGGACTTGGTGAAATTCACGATTCCAGGTTTCCCCATCCAAGGCGGACGGGCGTTTGAGGTGGAAAGTGACAGTATGATGCCCATCATCCGGCACAAAGACATGGTGTTGTGCAGCTACGTGGATAAGTGGACTAACCTAGCCCCCGGTTATCCTTACGTGGTGGTGATGGAGAACATGATTATGGTCAAACGCATCAATGCACCTATTCTGCACGCCAACGACGTAGTAGAGCTGCACTCCGACAACTCCCACTACCATGTACACCGAGTTAGGGCCGAGGATATCAAGGAAATATGGTTGGTGCGCGGCATTCTGACCTCGCAAATACCGGCCAACAACCGCGAGGTGCAGGACCGTCTCATTGAAATGGTTGGCTTTATGACCAATAACACCGAGCACCTGCAGATGATGACTATGGAAATGCTGCGCATGATCCGTGAGACGCAAGCTGTTGCAAAAAAGTAG
- a CDS encoding M48 family metallopeptidase, with the protein MPHVQIGDLQVEVVRKNIQSLRLTVYAPDGRIRVAVPTRTPHEAVQEFVVARRAWIRKHQEKFQARVHPAALAFVSGETHYYQGKGCLLQVHETTGVPQVIYRESQVLDLFVREDSTPEQREKVLAAWYRKQLKAQLPAMVAKWQQVVGVQVNEWGVKQMKTRWGTCNIRAKRIWLNLELIKRPTTSLEYVVAHELVHLHERLHNARFWRLMDQFMPGWQMHREELKKAVTDSPIHSDAC; encoded by the coding sequence ATGCCCCACGTACAGATAGGCGACTTACAGGTGGAAGTCGTGCGCAAGAACATCCAAAGCCTGCGCCTCACGGTGTACGCCCCCGACGGTCGGATTCGGGTAGCAGTGCCCACGCGCACTCCCCACGAGGCCGTTCAAGAGTTTGTAGTGGCCCGCCGCGCCTGGATTCGGAAGCACCAAGAGAAGTTTCAAGCGCGGGTACATCCGGCTGCCTTGGCTTTTGTTTCGGGCGAAACGCACTACTACCAGGGGAAAGGCTGCCTACTGCAGGTACACGAAACAACCGGGGTTCCCCAGGTAATTTATCGGGAAAGCCAGGTCTTGGACTTGTTTGTGCGAGAAGATAGCACGCCAGAACAACGCGAAAAGGTACTAGCGGCATGGTACCGCAAGCAACTGAAGGCGCAGTTGCCAGCTATGGTGGCGAAGTGGCAACAAGTGGTTGGCGTGCAGGTGAACGAGTGGGGCGTGAAGCAAATGAAAACCCGATGGGGTACGTGCAACATCCGAGCAAAGCGCATCTGGCTGAATTTAGAGCTAATCAAGCGCCCAACTACCTCGCTGGAGTATGTGGTAGCGCACGAGTTGGTGCATCTGCACGAACGGCTGCATAATGCCCGGTTCTGGCGGCTTATGGACCAGTTTATGCCGGGCTGGCAGATGCACCGAGAGGAGTTGAAGAAAGCCGTTACCGACTCTCCAATTCATTCAGACGCCTGCTGA
- the hscB gene encoding Fe-S protein assembly co-chaperone HscB: protein MDTNYFNFYDLPESFLPDEAALKRRYYALSREYHPDFHATESAERQQEVLRLSTLNTNAYRTLSNPDLRMAYILSEHGLLEEGKQELPSNFLMEVMDLNEQIMELEFEPDPEATKRVEDEVNALTQTLDAGIEPVLVGYPGLPPDSRSQALQQIQTYYLKKRYLLRIRESLTKFAARS, encoded by the coding sequence ATGGACACCAACTATTTCAACTTTTACGACCTGCCCGAGAGCTTCCTGCCCGATGAAGCAGCGTTGAAGCGGCGCTACTACGCGCTAAGCCGGGAATACCACCCCGATTTTCATGCGACAGAGAGTGCCGAGCGGCAACAAGAAGTTCTGCGCTTGTCTACGCTCAACACCAATGCTTACCGCACACTGTCTAATCCTGACCTGCGCATGGCCTACATTTTAAGCGAACATGGGCTGCTGGAAGAAGGAAAACAGGAGCTACCATCAAATTTTTTGATGGAAGTAATGGACTTAAATGAGCAGATAATGGAGCTAGAATTCGAGCCTGATCCGGAGGCTACCAAGCGGGTCGAAGACGAGGTTAACGCCCTGACACAGACCTTAGATGCAGGCATCGAGCCCGTGCTGGTAGGATACCCCGGCCTCCCCCCTGATAGCCGCTCACAGGCCCTCCAGCAAATCCAGACATATTATTTGAAAAAGCGCTACCTGTTGCGCATTCGCGAAAGTCTAACTAAGTTTGCAGCCCGTTCATGA
- a CDS encoding putative quinol monooxygenase: protein MLIRIVRMTFKSEHVPAFLNIFRSSESQIRQMPGCLFLELWQDADQPDVYCTHSHWESKDALNAYRRSELFGQVWPATKALFAAPAQAFSVQQVASA, encoded by the coding sequence ATGCTAATTCGAATCGTGCGCATGACTTTCAAGTCAGAGCATGTCCCCGCTTTTCTGAATATTTTTCGCAGTTCTGAAAGCCAGATTCGGCAGATGCCTGGCTGCTTATTTCTAGAGCTCTGGCAAGACGCCGATCAACCTGACGTCTATTGCACCCATAGTCACTGGGAGTCCAAGGATGCTTTGAATGCCTACCGTCGCTCAGAGCTGTTCGGGCAGGTATGGCCGGCTACAAAAGCGTTGTTTGCCGCCCCGGCCCAAGCCTTCTCGGTGCAGCAAGTAGCATCCGCATGA
- a CDS encoding SAM hydrolase/SAM-dependent halogenase family protein, whose translation MGLITFLSDFGYRDHYVAAVKARILQLHATVPVLDISHAIEPFNIAHAVHVLNAVFRDFPPGTVHLIGVNDLGGPRAAWHAALYQQHYFVAADNGLLALLCDGQPEELVSLGTAAGLTPSPTRDLLAPAAVHLAQGGRLTDLGPTTTQLYQLLNRQVRLQDNRITGHVVHVDHYGNLITDITRQAVEVIGRNRPYTIHFARETVREIAAHFQAADPGEAVCIFNSQDQLCIGINQGNASELLGLHFDSQVDLRFPTDEQQQTPLPPKAAENYSNRPDKT comes from the coding sequence ATGGGGTTGATTACGTTTCTGTCTGACTTCGGCTACCGCGACCATTACGTGGCGGCCGTGAAAGCGCGGATTCTGCAATTGCATGCAACAGTGCCCGTCCTTGACATCTCGCATGCTATTGAACCCTTTAACATCGCGCACGCCGTTCACGTTCTAAATGCGGTGTTTCGTGACTTTCCGCCGGGCACCGTCCACCTGATTGGTGTGAATGATTTAGGTGGTCCGCGCGCCGCCTGGCATGCGGCGCTCTATCAGCAGCATTATTTTGTAGCAGCCGATAATGGCTTGCTGGCTTTGCTTTGCGATGGGCAGCCCGAAGAACTAGTAAGCCTGGGCACGGCTGCGGGCCTCACCCCCTCTCCTACCCGCGACCTGCTGGCTCCTGCTGCCGTGCACCTAGCCCAAGGGGGCCGTCTCACCGACCTTGGCCCCACGACCACGCAACTCTACCAGTTGCTCAACCGCCAGGTCCGCCTCCAAGACAACCGTATCACGGGGCACGTGGTGCACGTCGATCATTACGGCAATCTTATCACCGATATCACCCGGCAAGCCGTGGAAGTGATAGGACGCAACCGGCCGTACACCATCCACTTCGCCCGCGAAACGGTCCGCGAAATTGCGGCTCACTTCCAAGCTGCCGACCCAGGGGAAGCCGTCTGTATTTTCAATAGTCAGGATCAGCTGTGCATCGGCATCAATCAAGGCAACGCGTCAGAACTCCTGGGTTTGCACTTCGACTCACAAGTGGATTTACGCTTCCCAACCGATGAGCAGCAGCAGACTCCTCTTCCTCCTAAGGCTGCGGAAAATTATAGTAATAGACCAGACAAAACCTGA
- a CDS encoding PhoH family protein, which translates to MVEKVITLENVSLIDFLGPDNQNIRQLAAAFPGSKIISRGNEIKIQGQTPVIGRINDILSALLEHYHQYGVITDKTVYQYLSSADEDQQDRLLAASPDVILFGAKGGVIKAKTANQQRLVDAVMRHDLVFALGPAGTGKTYISVALAVRALKNKEVKKIIISRPVVEAGESLGFLPGDLKDKIDPYLRPIYDALEDMLPPEKFKFYMENKTIEIAPLAYMRGRTLNNAFVLLDEAQNTTPSQLKMFLTRMGPTAKVMVNGDRSQIDLPTKQKSGLIQALDILKDVNGIGFVEMSSEDVVRHRLVKSIVMAYDKFDVAAQQEQANQGNRPIREYQPYRRPNGPGSAAPDASRHPDARPEDDGTQELPVNQEQQL; encoded by the coding sequence TTGGTAGAGAAAGTCATCACGCTCGAAAACGTGTCCCTGATTGATTTCCTGGGACCCGATAACCAGAACATCCGCCAGCTAGCGGCGGCTTTTCCAGGTAGTAAAATTATTTCCCGCGGCAACGAGATTAAAATACAGGGCCAAACGCCCGTCATCGGCCGTATCAATGATATCCTGTCGGCCCTGCTGGAGCACTACCACCAGTATGGGGTAATCACCGACAAAACCGTGTACCAGTATCTCTCATCCGCCGACGAAGATCAGCAGGACCGTCTGCTGGCAGCCTCGCCCGACGTGATTCTGTTTGGAGCCAAAGGCGGCGTTATCAAAGCCAAGACGGCCAACCAGCAGCGACTCGTCGATGCCGTAATGCGTCATGACCTGGTGTTTGCATTGGGGCCAGCCGGTACGGGCAAAACCTACATTTCGGTGGCCTTGGCGGTGCGTGCCCTCAAAAACAAAGAGGTGAAGAAGATCATCATTTCGCGTCCCGTTGTGGAAGCTGGCGAAAGCCTAGGTTTCTTGCCCGGCGACTTGAAAGACAAGATAGATCCATACTTGCGGCCCATTTATGATGCGCTGGAGGACATGCTGCCGCCCGAGAAGTTCAAGTTCTACATGGAGAACAAAACCATTGAAATAGCGCCGCTGGCCTACATGCGTGGCCGGACGCTCAACAATGCTTTCGTACTGCTGGATGAAGCGCAGAACACCACACCGTCGCAGCTGAAGATGTTCCTAACCCGGATGGGCCCCACGGCCAAGGTGATGGTCAACGGCGACCGAAGCCAGATTGACTTGCCCACCAAGCAGAAATCCGGCCTCATCCAGGCACTGGATATTCTGAAAGACGTGAACGGCATCGGGTTCGTGGAAATGAGTTCCGAAGACGTGGTGCGTCACCGGTTGGTGAAGTCCATTGTCATGGCTTACGACAAGTTCGACGTGGCTGCGCAGCAAGAGCAGGCCAACCAAGGTAACCGCCCCATTCGGGAGTATCAGCCCTACCGCCGCCCCAACGGACCCGGTTCCGCTGCCCCCGACGCTAGCCGGCACCCAGATGCGCGGCCCGAAGACGACGGCACGCAGGAGTTGCCCGTAAACCAGGAACAGCAACTGTAA
- a CDS encoding GNAT family N-acetyltransferase has protein sequence MQAQRISKPQDLDAAFAIRREVFVVGQNVPAEEEYDAHDVNGATHYLARAADGTPCGAARWRKTEAGVKLERFAVLADYRSQQAGAALLEQVLQDVDATHPGALVYLHAQLPAVRFYERHGFEKSGEMFEECDIQHYKMIRR, from the coding sequence ATGCAAGCCCAACGCATTTCCAAGCCACAAGACCTTGATGCTGCTTTTGCTATCCGTCGGGAAGTGTTTGTAGTAGGGCAAAACGTGCCTGCCGAAGAAGAGTATGACGCGCATGACGTAAACGGCGCCACCCATTATCTGGCCCGGGCCGCCGACGGTACCCCCTGCGGAGCCGCCCGCTGGCGCAAAACCGAAGCTGGCGTGAAGCTGGAGCGGTTTGCCGTATTGGCTGATTACCGCAGTCAGCAGGCCGGGGCTGCGCTGCTCGAACAAGTGCTTCAGGATGTAGATGCAACGCACCCGGGCGCGTTGGTCTATCTGCACGCGCAGCTGCCAGCCGTACGGTTCTATGAGCGCCACGGCTTCGAGAAATCAGGGGAGATGTTCGAGGAGTGCGACATCCAACACTACAAGATGATCCGGCGGTAA